In the Burkholderia contaminans genome, CGACCGCGTGGTTCTTCGCGCCCATCATCGACTGCACGCGCTTGCCGTGCTGGCTGCCGAGGTTGTACACGTGCGTGCCGACGCGCGTCGAGCCGACGAACGAGATCGCCTTGATGTCCGGGTGCGTGCAGAGCCGGTCGACCACCGTCTTGCCGCCGTGCACGACGTTCAGTACACCTTGCGGCACGCCAGCCTCGATCGCGAGTTCGACGAGCTGCATCGTCGACAGCGGGTCCTGCTCCGACGGCTTCAGCACGAACGTGTTGCCGCACACGATCGCCATCGGGAACATCCACAGCGGGATCATGCCGGGGAAGTTGAACGGCGTGATGCCCGCGCACACGCCGATCGGCTGGCGCAGCGTGTAGGTATCGACACCGCCCGCGACGTTCTCCGCGAATTCGCCTTGCTGCAGCGTGCCGATCGAGCACGCGTGCTCGACCACTTCGAGGCCGCGGAAGATGTCGCCCTGCGCGTCGGGCAGCGTCTTGCCTTGCTCGGCCGTCAACGTGTGCGCGATCCGTTCGAGATTGCGGCGCACGAGATCCTGGAATTTCAGCATGATGCGCAGCCGCGCGCCGATCGGCGTCGTCTTCCACGTCTGGAACGCGCGCTGCGCGGACGCGATCGCGGCATCGACCTCGTCGAGCGTCGCAAACGGCACGCGGCCGATCACTTCCTGCGTCGCCGGGTTGACGATGTCGCCCCATTCGGCGCTTTGCGATTCGACGAACGCGCCGTCGATCAGCAGCTTGGCGGTGGGCAGGGCGAGGGTGGTCTGGGGAACTGCGGCGTTCATGGATGTCTCCGTAAAGCGGTGTGACGACGAAAAGGGTGTCTGCTTCCGCCGCGCATGGATGCGCGGCGGGTAGCAGGCCGAACTGAAATCGATCGAATGCAGGCCGGCGTGCTCAGGCGCGTGCCGGTCGCATCAACGCGGTGCACATGAGCGCGAACACGCCGAAGCCGACGAGGTACGCGATCACGTAGTGCGGCTGGCCGCCGCCGGCCTTGAGCAGCGACGTCGCGATCATCGGCGCGAATCCGCCGCCGATCACGCCCGCCAGCTGCACCGACAGCGAGATGCCGCTGTAGCGGATTTCCGCGGGGAACTGCTGTGCGAACAGCAGCGATTCCGGTGCGTACAGGATCGGGAACACGACGCCGAGGCCGAGCACGATCGCCCACCACGCGTACGACACCTGCTGCGTGCCGAGCATCAGGAAGAACGGCGCGGCGAACGCGCACATCAGCACGAGGCCGATCGCGAACATCCGGCGCTGGCCGATGCGGTCGCTCAGATGGCCGCACAGCGGCATCGTGACGAGCGAGAGCGCCGCGCCGGCCGTGATCGCGTGCAGCATCTCGGCCTTCGGCAGGTGCAGCTGCTGCGTCGCGTAAGCGAGCGCGAACGTGACGACCATGTAGAACCAGGTGTTCTCGGCGGCGCGCGCGCCGACGATCGTCAGCACCTCGCGCGGATGACGGCGCAGCGCGGCCGTCACCGGCGATTTCTCGGCCTTGCCCTGGCGCTGCATCTTCTCGAAGTCGGGCGACTCGGGCACCTTCGCGCGGATGAACCAGCCGAGGCCGACGAGCGCGATGCTCGCGAGGAACGGCACGCGCCAGCCCCACGACAGCATGTCGGCTTCCGGCAGCGCGGCCACCGCGGCCATCGCGACCGACGACAGGATCAGGCCGAGCCCGACGCCCGTCTGCGGCAGGCTGCCGAACAGCCCCTTGCGGCCCTTCGGCGCGTGCTCGACAGCCATCAGCACCGCGCCGCCCCATTCGCCGCCGACGGCCATCCCCTGCAGGAAGCGCATGGCGATCAGGAGCGCGGCGGCCCAGTAGCCGATGCGGTCGTACGACGGGATCAGCCCGATGATCATGCTCGGCACGCCCATCAGCAGCAGCGTGATCATCAGCATCGACTTGCGGCCGATGCGGTCGCCGAAGTGGCCGAACACGATGCCGCCCATCGGCCGCCCGATGAAGCCGACCGCGAACGTGCCGAACGCGGCGAGCGTGCCGACGACCGGGTCCAGCGACGGGAAGAAGATGCGATTGAAGACGAGGGCGGCGGCAGTGCCGTAGAGGAAGAAGTCGTACCACTCGATGGTGGTGCCGGCCATGCTGGCCCAGCCGGCCAGCAGGTAGTGCTTCGCGGTGCGCTCGGGCGCTGGCGCCGCGATGGTCGCATGCTCATCGAGGGTGGATCGGGTCTGCATGGTGTCTCCGGTTTTTTGTTGCCCGCGGCTCATGGTCCGCAGGTCACGGTCGAGTATAGTTATGCGCAGATTCATGATGTACCGATAAAGAAACCGGTTGGATATGCATTTATGCATATCGACGTCCGGCCCGGAGACTCCAGCCCCTTTTTCCCTCGCTAATGCGACACGCCACCGAGCCGGTTTCCGGCAACCTGAACTGGGACGACCTGCGCTTTTTCCTCGAAGTCGCACGCACGCAGCGCGCGAGCGGCGCCGCGAAGCGGCTGGGCGTCGACTA is a window encoding:
- a CDS encoding CoA-acylating methylmalonate-semialdehyde dehydrogenase → MNAAVPQTTLALPTAKLLIDGAFVESQSAEWGDIVNPATQEVIGRVPFATLDEVDAAIASAQRAFQTWKTTPIGARLRIMLKFQDLVRRNLERIAHTLTAEQGKTLPDAQGDIFRGLEVVEHACSIGTLQQGEFAENVAGGVDTYTLRQPIGVCAGITPFNFPGMIPLWMFPMAIVCGNTFVLKPSEQDPLSTMQLVELAIEAGVPQGVLNVVHGGKTVVDRLCTHPDIKAISFVGSTRVGTHVYNLGSQHGKRVQSMMGAKNHAVVLPDAHREQSINALVGAGFGAAGQRCMATSVVVLVGKARDWLPELVEKAKALKINAGHEPGTDVGPVVSKAAHARITALIDEGVKAGAKLELDGRNVKVPGYEQGNFVGPTIFSGVTTDMSIYTEEIFGPVVVVLEADTLDEAIALVNRNPMGNGVGLFTQSGAAARKFQSEIDIGQVGINIPIPVPVPYFSFTGSRGSKLGDLGPYGKQVVQFYTQTKTVTARWFDDDATAGGVNTTIALR
- a CDS encoding MFS transporter; the encoded protein is MQTRSTLDEHATIAAPAPERTAKHYLLAGWASMAGTTIEWYDFFLYGTAAALVFNRIFFPSLDPVVGTLAAFGTFAVGFIGRPMGGIVFGHFGDRIGRKSMLMITLLLMGVPSMIIGLIPSYDRIGYWAAALLIAMRFLQGMAVGGEWGGAVLMAVEHAPKGRKGLFGSLPQTGVGLGLILSSVAMAAVAALPEADMLSWGWRVPFLASIALVGLGWFIRAKVPESPDFEKMQRQGKAEKSPVTAALRRHPREVLTIVGARAAENTWFYMVVTFALAYATQQLHLPKAEMLHAITAGAALSLVTMPLCGHLSDRIGQRRMFAIGLVLMCAFAAPFFLMLGTQQVSYAWWAIVLGLGVVFPILYAPESLLFAQQFPAEIRYSGISLSVQLAGVIGGGFAPMIATSLLKAGGGQPHYVIAYLVGFGVFALMCTALMRPARA